The DNA window CTGTCCTTGGGCGCCTCGACGTGGGCGTCGAGCGCTTTCAGGCCGCCGGCGGCCAGTTGCAGCAGTTCGTACATCAGCAGCAGCAGCTGGCGCTGGAACTCCGAGTCGTACTTCTTGCGGATCAGGATCTTCTTGATCTGCGTGCCCAGTTCCTTGAGCACGTGGGTCGGATTGCCCAGCACCAGCGCGCCGAAGCCGGCGCCGCCGATGACGACCAGCTCGATCGGGTGCCAGATCTGGTGGAACGTTCCGCCCATCAGGGCAAAGCCGCCGAAGACGCTGCCTAAAACGATGAGGATGCCGACTATTTGCTGCATGATGATTCGCCTTTCCGCGTCATTGACTTGTTTCTTGCCGTCCGTCCTGAAATGTTCAGACTTGCAGTACGGCTTTCATTTTGCCCAGCGCCGCCTTGTTGAGTTGACAGACGCGGGCGTCGGTCAGGTCCAGCACGGCGGCGATTTCCTTGTAGCTGAGCTCAAATTCGTAATACATTTGCACCACCCGCTGCTCGCGCTCGTCGAGCCCGCGCAGCGCCTGCTCCAGGCTGCGGCGCACCATCAGCTGGTCCTCCGGGCTGGGCGCGCTCTCGTTGCTGACGCTGTCTTGCAGGATCTCGTCGAAACTGGCGATCAGCTCGGCGTTCTCGTCGAGCTGATAGGCCTGGTAGGCCTCGGCCGTCAGGCCCAGGCCGGTGGTGATCTCCTGCTCGCTGGGCTCGCGGCCGAGCTTGCGGGTCAATGCGCGCACGGCGTCGCGCAGCTTGTGGCTTTGCTGGCGCACCGCGCGCGGGCGCCAGTCCTGGCGTCGCAGTTCATCGAGGATGGCGCCGCGGATGCGCAGGCTGGCGTAGCTGCCGAACCCGCCGTCGGGCTCGCCGTAACGGCGCAGCGCCTCCAGCAGGCCCATCAGGCCGATCTGTTCCATGTCGTCGCGGTCGATGGCGCCGGCGACCTGCGAATTGAGCTGGCGCACGATGCGCTTGACCAGCGGCGCATAGGCGAGCAGATACTTTTGCTCGTCGGCCGCACTGTGCATGACCGGCGCCTTGCCGTCTTCACTGTAGCCTTCGGCATAAGTTTCCGCGTACTGCTCTGTGTAGGCCATGCCCGCTCCACTCGTGTTCATGCCCGGTCCGGCTTACTCGATGATGAGCTTGCCGATCATGACCTCGGAAAATGGTTTCTCCCGGCCTTCCTGCTCGTACGTGTCGTCGAACGCCTTGTTCAACTCGGCCGCGAACTGATCGATCGTCATCACCTGCGCGGTCGCCATCGGCAAATTCGACAGCGTGCGCACGGCAACGCTGCGCAGCATCGGCAAGTGCTCCTTGGCTTCCTTCTCCTGCTTGATGTTGGTGGTGATCACCAGGTCGGCCGACATGTAGTGGGCCGAGGTGTCGGTGGGCACCCGCTTGAGCATGATGATGACCTTGTCGACCGTCAGGTACTTCGGCGGCGTTTCATCCTTTTTCTCTTCCTTCTTGGCCTTCTTGGCCTTGGCTTCCTTGGCGTCCTTGCCGCCTTTGGCGTCGTGTTCCTCGGCCGCGGCCGCGTCGCCCTTGGACATGTACCACACCGCGCCGCCGGCGACGGCGGCGCCGACCACCGCCACCAGGGCGAACGCGACAATCATTTTCATGTTCTTCATCTACTGATTACTCCTGCTCGGACGTCATGGCAAAGAGGGAGGCGGCGCCGTCCTCGGACAGCGCGCGGCCCGGCGTGCGGGCATCGTCCTGGTCGCGTTGCTGGCCGTTGCGCCCGCCGCTGTCGGCCTGGGCCTGCGATTGCGCGCGGCTCGACGACACCGTCACGGCGACGTCGCTGAACTGGCGGGTCGACAAATCCTGGCGCACGCTGTCGCCGATGCTGTTGAGCTGGCGCAGCACTTCGCTGTTGTTGGCCGACAGGTTCACCTGCAGCGACCCGGCGCTGTGGCGGATCGAGATCTCGATGCTGCCCATATTGGGCGGTTCCAAGCGGATCACCGCGTGGTCGTTGTTGCGCTGGAGGTTGAGCTGCAGGCGGTCGCCCAGCGCCTGGCGCAGCGGCTGTTGCCACTGCTCCGGCGTACCGGCGAGCTTGACGGTGGCGCCCGGTGCGGCCGGCGCGGCGGGCGCGCCCGCCGTCAAACCGGCGCTGGCGCTGGTGGCGGCCGGCACGGCGGCGGTGGCGCGGCTCTCGTCCTTGGCCACGGTGGCGGTGGCTGGCGGCGCGGCGCCGGTGTTGGCGGGCTGGCCGGCGGCCGCTTCGGCGCCACGCGGCAGGGCGCGCGGCGCCGGGGCGGCGGCGTTGGCCATTTGCGGTAAGGCGGCGTCGGTCGCCGGCACGGGCACCGTGGCGTCGGCGGCGGGCGCGTCGGCCTTGGCTTGCTGGGCGACGGCGCCCTGGACGGCGGCGCCGGCCGGCGTGCTGACGACCTGGGCGGTGGCGGCCGTCGCGGCTTGCAATTGGGCGGCGGCGCGCGCGGCGGCGGCATCGGCGGCCGGCTGCGGCGCGACGACGTTGACGGCCACGCTGGCGGCGGCCAGGTTCAGGCGGGTGGCCGAGTTGCTCAGCGTCGAAACGGCGCTGACCGTCTCGCCACGGGCGTCGGCGGCCAGGGCCAAGGTGCCGCCGGGGGCGGCGCCGGCGTTGAGCATTGAGGTGATCATCGCCGGCAGGGCATCCGTGCCGGCGGCGGTGTTGGTGTCGCCGGCGGCGTCGGCGACCGGCGCGGCGGCGGCGTTGTCTTCCGTGCCGGCGGCGGGCAGGTCCACCGGTTGGAGCATGTGGGCGAACGGCGCCGCCACCGGCGTGTCGGCGCTAGCCTCGTCGACGTGTTCGGCGGCCGGGGCGGTCTTGCCGGACTGCGTGGCTTTGGCGGTTTGCGCGCCCGCGCCCGATTGGGCGCTTCTGGTCGGGGCCGGGCCGGCAGGCGATTTGGCCGGTGCGGCCTGGCTCGTGTGCGCGTTCGCGGCCGCCGCGTTGCGGTGGGCCGGCTGCCTGGCGGGGGCGGCGGTGTTGCCGGCGCGCTCCTGTTGGCCGCGATTGGCCGCGACCGGCGCGGTGAAATCGGCTTTGGCCGCTTGGGCGGCCTTGTCGGCGTGGTTGACGCGGTTCATTGTGATGCTCATGCTTGAATTCCGTTTTCTGCTTGTTCGCTGTCGAGGGAGTAGGCCAGCCACCCCTCCTTGTTTGCCTGCATTTCGTTCAGACGACGCCCCAGGTCTTCGGTGGCGAGGTCGCAACGGCGTACCGCTTCCTGATGCATTTGATGCAAGGCCGACAGGGCGGCCCGTTCGGCGCCGCTCCATTTTCCCTGGGCCGCCATTTGCGGCAAGGTCGCCGCCACCAGCGTGTCGATCGCCCCCAGCAATTTCCAATCCTCGGCGGCGATGGCGGCGTTCATCTTCTTCGCCATCTGCAGCAACGTCGCCTGCCTATCCATTTTTGGCCTGTACGCCCAGCCAGCCTTTTTTGATGGTCGTCAGCAAGGTGGTCACCTCGTCGATGATGGCCGGATCGAGGCTGACGCCGGCGGTGTAGAGGCGCCCGGCGCAGTAGTCGTACAGGCGGCCCAGGTTTTCCACCACTTCGCCGCCGTTGTCGAAGTCCAGCGAGCTCGACAGGCCGTTGATGATGTCGGTGCACTTGTTCAGGCTGACGGCCTTGAGCTCGTACCGCTTGCCGATGATGTGGCCGCGCGCGCGCGCCAGCTCCTCGAGCAGGCCGTCGGTCAGCACCAGCACCAGTTCGATCGGCGACGCCCGCGCCACCTGGGCGTCCAGGTTGGTGGAGTGGTAACTGCTATAAGCTTCGTGGTTCAACATGGGGTTCACCGTACTGGGAAGAACTCCGCGGCCCGATTGCCGCGGAGGGGGATAGTGTTAATTGTCGCTGTCCGAGGAGAACAGCGCCGTGAACAGGTTCGAGGTGCCGGTCATCTTCTGTTGCAATTGTTGCAGCGCGGTGAATTGCGTCAGATAGCGCTTGTAGGCGTTGTTGAACTGGTCCTCCACCGTCGCCAGGCGCTCGGTGATGTCGCGTTGCAGCTTGGTGGTCGATTCCTTGCGGCTGCCGAGCAAACCGTTGGCGGCGTTGGTCCAGCTGCCCACCAGCTTGTTCATCGTGCCCAGCACGCCGGTGCCCGCGCCGACCGCGCTGGCTTGCCCGAACAGCGCGTCGAGCGCGGCCGGATCGGTGGCGATGGTCTTGTCGAGGCGGCCGGTGTCGAGCGAGAGCGTGCCGTCGCGCTGCGCCGAGATGCCGAAGTTGATCAGCGAGCGGCCGCCGGTGACCGAGCGCAGCGAAGCGTTGAGGCGGTCGCGCAGCGAGCCCAGGCCGGCGTCGCCGTACAACGCGGCGTCGGCACTGGTCGAGGTCGTGTCGGTGTTCGATTTGGGCGTGTGGTCGCCGGCGGCGGTCAGCGTGTTGATCACGCCGAGCAGGGTGTTGTACGCGGTCACGAAGGTTTGGACGTTGGCGGCGGTGCCGCTCTTGTCGGCGGCCACGGTCAGGGTCACCGGCGCGGCGTTGGCGGCCTGCGCCTGGGTGACGGTGAAGCTGACGTCGTCGATGGCGGTGACGGTGTTGGAGGCTTGCTCGATCTTGGTGCCGTTTTGGCCGCCGATCCAGACGATGGCGTTGCTTGCCGCGCTGAGCACGGTCTTGGCCGACAGGTCGGCCTGCAGCGCCGGGTCGCCCAGGCCGGCGACGTCGATCGACGCCACGGCGTTGTCGGCGCCGGTCTTGGTCGACGTCAGCACCAGCTTGGACACGCCGTTGACCGTCATGGTCGAGGCGGTCACGCGCGAATTGTTGGTGGCGGCGACGTTGACGGCGGCGGCGATTTCCTTGGCCGTCAGCTTGCCGTCCAGGTCGCTGTCGGCGTTGGTCAGCGCGACCTGGAAGGTCGAGCCGTCGGCCAGCGCGATGTTGAGCGAGCCGGCGTTGGTGGCGACGCTGTCGGCGACGTTATAGGACACCTGGCCGGCCGTGGCCAGTTGTTCGACATAGAAGGAGTACGTGCCGGCCACCGCTTTCGACGTGGCGGTGGCGGTGGCGACCGCCGTGTTGCTCATCGTGGCCGAGTTGGCCGTCACCGTCTTCGAGCCGCTGGTCAGTCCCTGCAGCGCGCTCTGGAAGGCGCTCAACGCCGAGCCGAGCGTGGTCAATGCGCCCGCAGTCGCCTTGGCGCCGGCCGCCTGCGTGTCCAGCCGCAGCTTGGACGCCGCGACGTAGGTGTTGGCCAGATTGGTGGCGGTGGTGATCGGGTCGTAGGTGGGACTGCTGATGACTGCCATGATCTTGCTCCTGGAAAGGATAAATGAAGTGTACCTTGATACAAGGCGACCCTAATCGTTTCCGTATGAAAATATTTCTAACTTTTTTTTTGGTGTTGCAAATGTGTCGTGCCGGGGCGGGAATGTGTCCTAAAGCCCATCAATGACGCCGCGACAACTGATGTGACAAGGCGTTAAGATTACACGGGCGCTTTCTGTCCCCGCAGCCAGGCCTGGGTTGCCAGGTCGTCATGCTGCTTGCGTTCCTTGGCGTCCTTTTCCTTGAGCACCACCTTCTGCTGCGTGACCAGCACCTTGCCCAGCACCTCGCGCTTGGCCCAGGCGGCGTTGAGCGCCTTTTGCGACACCGCCATGTCGGCCTCGTGCATGTGCAGGTCGAGCCGGTGGCTGTCGGCCATCTGCATCACGGCCTGCTTGTAGTCGCCGCAGTTGCCGGCCAGGGCCGGGTGCAGGTTGCCGCTGGCGCCGCTGTTGGTGTACAGCCCGGTCAGGCGGTCCAGGTTTTTCTGGTAGCGGTCGCGCAAGTTTTGCTTTTCAGCCATCTCGGTCTGCAGGCGCTCGACCTCGGTGTTGCGCAGGGCGACCAGGGTGGTCAGGTTGCGGATATTCTGGTGGCTCATGTCATCAGCCTTTCAAGTTCATTTACGCACGGCGCGAACGGCGCTTCTTCCTTGGTGCCCTGGCACAGAAAATCTTCCACTTTCGGGTGCAGCATGACCGCCTTGTCGGTGATCGGATCGGCGCCGGGCACATAGGCGCCCAGCGGGATCAGGTCGCGCACGCGGTTGTGGCGCGCCATGCTCGACTTGAGCGCGCGCGCGGCCAGCATGTGTTCCTGCGTGATGACCTGGCTCATGCAGCGGCTGATGGAGGCGCCGATGTCGATCGCCGGATAGTGGCCGCGTTCGGCCAGCTCGCGGGTCAGCACGATGTGGCCGTCGAGCACGGCGCGGGCGGTGTCGACCACCGGGTCCTGCTGGTCGTCGCCCTCGGCCAGCACGGTGTAGATCGCGCTCATCGAGCCGGTCTGGTTTTCGCCGTTGCCGGCCGACTCGACCAGCTGCGGCAGCGCCGAGAACACCGACGGCGGATAGCCCTTGGTGGCCGGCGGCTCGCCCAGCGCCAGCGCCACTTCGCGCATTGCCATCGCGTAGCGGGTCAGCGAGTCGACCAGCAGCAGCACGTTCTTGCCCTGGTCGCGGTAGTGGGCGGCGATCGAATGGCACAGCTCGGTTGCCATGATGCGCATCAGCGGGCTTTCGTCGGCCGGGGCGATCACCAGCACCGCCTTGGCCAGGCCGTCCTTGCCCAGCGACATGTCGACAAATTCGCGCACCTCGCGCGAGCGCTCGCCGATCAGGCCCACCACCACCACGTCGGCCACGGTCTGGCGGGTCATCAGGCCCAGCAGCACGGACTTGCCGACGCCGGAACCGGCCATCAGGCCGACCCGCTGGCCCTTGCCCAGGGTCAGCATGGAATTGATGGCGCGCACGCCGACGTCGAGCGGTTCGGTGACCGGTTTTTTCTTCAATGGGTGCACGCGCGGCGGCTGCGGGTCGAGCGGAAAGTCGCCGCTGAGCTTGCCCAGGCCGTCGATCGGTTCGCCCAGGCCGTTGACCATGCGGCCGAGCCAGCTCGAGCCGATCTGCAGGCTGATTTTTTCAGGGGAGGGCAGCACGCGCGCGCCCGTGGTCAGGCCGACCGCTTTTTTGAACGGCATCAAAAAGGAAAGCTTGTCGCGGAAGCCAACGACTTGGGCGTCGAGCCACTCGCCGCCGACTGTCTCGATTTGGCAACGCTGGCCGGTGTGCAGCGGGCACCCGGCGGCCTCGAGCAGCAAACCGGACGCGCCGACCAGGCGGCCCGTCGGGGTCGCCATGGGCACGGAGCCCAGCTCGAGATTGCGTAACGCGTCAGCGATCACTCTTCGGTCTCCGTTTCGTCGCCGCCATCGGCCGCCTGCAATTGATTATCGACCTGTTCCATGACAGCGGCAAGACGTTGATGACATCCGGCATCGACTTCATTATCGCCAGCCTTGATGCGGCACTCGCCCACTTCCAGGCGGGCGTCGGGAATCAGGTTCCAGCGCTTGGAACGTTTCGGATCGAGCTCGGCTATGCGTTTCAATTCCTCGGGGTTGAGGAAGACGTCGATCTCTTCGCGCGTCGGTGGCATCGATGCCAACGTTTCCTCGACCAGGGCCATCAGCTGCACCGGCTGCAAGGCCAGCTCGGCGCGGATCACCTGGCGCGCCACCTTGGCCACCAGGTCGACCACTTCCTTGCGCTGGGCCGCGCGGTAGTCCGAGCGCAGCTTCTTCAGGCTCTTGAGCATGGCGTCGACCGGGCGCGCCATCTGGTCGTAGGCGACCAGCGTTTCGTGGCGGCCTTCCTCGCGGCCCTGTTCCTGGCCGGCGGTGCGGCCGGCCTCGAAGCCGTCCTCCTGGCCGCGCGCCAGGCCGATCTCGTAACCGTCGCGCTGGCCTTGTTCGAAGCCTTCGCTGACCGACGCCGCCCACTGGGCGCCGCCGTCGCCGCCCTGGCCGTGGCTTTGCGCCACGGCGCGCTGGTGCGCGAGGTTGGTGAACTGGGCCAGCGGCGGAAAGCGGTAGGCGCGGAATTGCTTCATTCGACCACCTGTTCTGCGAACAATTGGATCTCGATCTCGCCGCCGTCGGCCAGGGCCTTGACGGTGGCCATGATCTCCTGGCGGGTCTGCTCGATGCGCGACATCGGCATCGGGCCGGCGCGGCGCATCATGTCCTCGAAGGCCTGGGCCTGGCGTTTCGGCATCGTCTTGAGCACGGCGTCGCGGATCGACACTTCGGCGCCCTTGAGCGCGATCGCCCATTGCTCCAGCGGCACTTCCTCGATGATGCGGGTGATGGCCACCTCGGACTGGTTGCCGAGGATGAAGAAGTCGTACATCGACAGCTCGATCTGGGCCACCACTTCGGGATCATGGGCGCGCAGCAGCTCGACCATCTGGGCGCGGTTGCCCGGCAGGCGGTTGAGGATCTCGGCGGCCTGGCGGATGCCCTCGACGCTGGTGCTTTGCGAGTCGAACGAGCTCAGGCAGCGCACCACCAGTTCGTCGAGTTCCTGCAGCAGGTCGCGGTCGATCTCGTCGAGGCGCGCCAGGTTCAGCAGCACCAGGTCGCGGCCCTCCTGCGGCAGCGCGTCGATGATCTGGCCGGCCAGCGCCGGCGGCAGGAAGGCCAGGAACACCGACTGCATCTGCACGTGTTCGTTGGAGATGTACTCGGCCAGCCACTTCGGCGAGGCCCACTGCAGGCGCGCCATTTTCGGGCGCAGCTCGTCGCCGTAGATGTTGTTGAGGACGGTGTTGGCGAGGTCGCCGCCGAGCGCCAGGTCCAGCGAGCGCTTGAGGTAGCTGCGCGAGGCGCCGTGCACGCCGGACTGCTGGCGGTAGTCGTCGAAGAAGGTTTGCATCGCCGTCTTGACGGACTCGACCTTGATGCCGCTCATGCGCGACATCACCTGCGTCACCTCCAGCAATTCCTCGCGGCTCAGGCAGCGCAGCACGGCGGCGGCCGGCTCCTCGCCAATGCTCAGCAGGACGATCGCGGCCTGCTCGACCGGCGACAGCTTGGCGGCGTGGGCGTATTCGGAATCGTCCGGGTCCTGCGGTTTATTGAGTTCGGCCATTTTTCTGCATCCATTGTTTAACGACTTCGGCTACGCGTTCCGGTTCCTTGGCGGCCAGCACCTTGAGGTGGTCGACCATGACGTCGACCGCCGAGCCCGGTGGCGGCAGATCGTAGTTCTCCAGCAGCGGCACCACCGGCATGCCCGGCTGCGCCGAACCCGGCAGGGCGGGGGCGGCGCCCGGCGTGCCTGGCGCGGCGGCGCCCGCCAGCGCCGGCAGCACGCCGTCCTTGGCGTCCTTGGCTTCCTTGGCGGCGGCCACGGCAGCGGCCTCGGCGGCGCGGCGCTCGGCGGCCACGCGCTGCAATTCCTTCGGATCGGGCGTGAAGCGCACCGTCACCAGGCGCATCAGCGGACGCAGGATCAACAGGTAGCCCAGCAGCAGGCCGACGCCGTAGATCACGTAGGAGCTGATGTCGACGATGTTGTCGCGCTCTTCCCACCATGGCGTGACGGCCGCCTTCGGCGGGAAGTTCATGGCCGACACCACCAGCTGGTCGCCGCGTTCGGCGTCGATGCCCAGGCCGTTGCGCAGGATTTTGTCGATGTTGGCGATCTCGGCGGCGCTCCAGCCGGTCTTCGGCGTCGGCGCGGCGGCCTGCGCCAGCACCACGGCCACGCTGAGCTTTTGCAGGCGGCCACGGCTGCGTTTGGTCTGGGTGATGCTGCGGTCGTAGGCGTACTGGCGCGTGGTGGCGTTCTTGCGCGCCGTGCCGTCGCCCATGCCGGCCGGGTCGGTGGCCGGCTTGGCGGCGTCGGCCGGATTCGGGTTGGCCGGCGGCGGCCGGTTCGACAGGGTGCCCGGCACGCCCATGGCCATGCGGTTGCGGTCCTGCTCCTCGCGCATCGCTTCGCTGGTCACCTTCGGATCGGCGCCGAATTTCTCCACCGTTTCCTCGATCTTGTCGTTGTCGACGGCGGCCATCACGCTCAGGCGGAAGTTGTCGTCGCCGATGACCGGGCCCAGCAGATTCTTGACGTTGGCCTTGACCTCGTCCTGGATGCGCTTGCCGTTTTCGTTGCTGGCGCTGCCGGCGTCGAAGCCTTCGGTCAGGTCGATGTGCGACGACAGCAGGTTGCCGGTCTGGTCGACCAGGCTCACGCGCTGCGGGCTGAGGCTGGCCACGCTGCCGGCCACCATGTTGACAACGGCGGCGATCGCTTCGGGCTGCAGGGTGCGGCCCGGCTTGAGCGCGACCACCACCGAGGCCGACGACTTGTCGCCGTCGGACGATACGAACGAGGTCGACTTGGCGATCGACAGGTGCACGCGGGCGTGCGCGATGGCGTCCATGGTCATGATCGACTGCGCCAGTTCGCCTTCCAGGCCGCGGCGGAAGCGCACGTCCTGGACGAACTGCGACACGCCCAGCGGGTCGTTCTTGTCCATCAGTTCGAGGCCGGCGGGCAGCTGGGCGGTCACGCCCTTGGCCGCCAGCAGCATGCGCACCTTGCCCAGCATCGACGCCGGCACCAGCACCTGGCCGCTCTCCGGATGCAGGCGGTAGGGGATGTGGTCGGTGTCGAGCACGGTCATCATGTCGGACGCCGAGACTTTCTCGCGCGCGCCGAAGACCGGCTTGTAGCCGGACTGGTCGTTCCAAAGATACATCAGCACCAGCGCCGTCACGCCGATCGCCAGCAGCAGCAGCGGATACAGGTTCTTGAGCAGGTTCGGTGGCAGCGACATGGCGGCCGGGCTGGTGCGCCAGCGACCAAAGGCGGTCTTGATGGTGTTGATCACGTTGATTGCTTTCGCGTTGTGGGTGCGCGGTGGTGTGGCGACAGGTGGTGTTGGCTAATGCCGGGTTAACGGCGCTTACAGCGGCAACTTGATGAGCTCGTCGACGGCGCCCATCACCTTGTTGCGCACTTGCATCAGCATCGAGAACGACAGGCTCGCTTCCTGGCTGGCCAGCATGGCGCCGACCAGGTCGTCGCTCTTGCCGGAGTCGACATCGGCCATCTTCTGGCCGGCGGCGGTGTCGCCGTCGTTGACCTTGCCGATCGCGTCCTTCATCGACTGGGCGAACGAAAAGCCGGCGTTGGCGTCGGCCGCACCGAACTTGCCGGCCTGGCCGGCGAACTGGGCGGCCGGGGCGATGGCGCTGTTGCCCAGCGTTTGCGCGGCGTTGGTCAACGACGCCAGGTCGGCCTGAATCAGGCTGGAGAATCCGTTACTCATGCTTGTTACCTCCTGTTGCGTGCAACGTGTGCGGCTTGCATGCCGCGCCGGTCCCACGTGTCTACCATATCCAGATTGCCGGTATGCGGCAAGCCCGGCGTCCATTGCCGGGCTCTGCCGCGTTATCTCTATCTCATTCGTGCTACACATCCATCTTGCATGTCACACTCTTGTAAGAAAGAAAGTGATGGCGCTGTCGGACTAACCCTGGTGAATTGCTTGAAAGCAATTGTGTCGGGTGGTATTGTGCGGCGGGAAAATGTCACGTTTTGAGCGTACCCTGGTTAAATGTTTGCGCTGCCAATTCCGGATCTCTTTGGGAGTGTTTTCCTAGAGCAAATACCGTTATAAATCATTCACTAAGGGTCGTTTGTTAAGGTTTCTTGCCATGCGTCGTCCTCTCTATGAGGCTGCGTTTAGCTTACCGGCTGGCAATATTCTTGTAAAGGTTTATTTGCCCACCGTAAACATCCTGCGACAAAACTTGTCCCATAGCAATAATGTGAATTTTCCTGTAGACTCCGACTAGCGATCCGGGCCTACTTTGCCTTATGCTGTTGCACGGAGCCAAATTTTGCGCTGGAAGTAACCAGTTTTTAGCTGGATAGTGCGATGATGGAGCGTATGAAGAATTATCCGACCCGGCCCTAACACCCGACCTGGCCCTAACATGACAACCACAAAACAGACCGCGCATCATCAGGTTCTGGACCCTTGCTTGCTGGGGCGTCCCGTGCACCTGCTGCACATCTTCGCGGCCCAGTTGCGCGACGACCTGACGCAGGCCATGCGTTTGAACATGAACCGCCGCTACTGGGGCGCGTTCCGGGTCGAGGACGTGCAGTTCACCCGTTTCGACGGCGAACAGCGCGGCCGTTGGTTGAGTTTTGCGGCCCCGGCCGGCCACATCTCGTTCTCGCTCGAGCGCAAGGTGTTGCTCAGCGTACTCAACTTCCGCTACGGCAGCAGTGGCAAGTCAGACAATAGTGCCGCCCAGGTCGATGAAAACACGGTGCGCGTGACCGCCACCGAGGAGCGCC is part of the Oxalobacteraceae bacterium OTU3CAMAD1 genome and encodes:
- a CDS encoding FliA/WhiG family RNA polymerase sigma factor, producing MAYTEQYAETYAEGYSEDGKAPVMHSAADEQKYLLAYAPLVKRIVRQLNSQVAGAIDRDDMEQIGLMGLLEALRRYGEPDGGFGSYASLRIRGAILDELRRQDWRPRAVRQQSHKLRDAVRALTRKLGREPSEQEITTGLGLTAEAYQAYQLDENAELIASFDEILQDSVSNESAPSPEDQLMVRRSLEQALRGLDEREQRVVQMYYEFELSYKEIAAVLDLTDARVCQLNKAALGKMKAVLQV
- a CDS encoding flagellar motor switch protein FliG, giving the protein MAELNKPQDPDDSEYAHAAKLSPVEQAAIVLLSIGEEPAAAVLRCLSREELLEVTQVMSRMSGIKVESVKTAMQTFFDDYRQQSGVHGASRSYLKRSLDLALGGDLANTVLNNIYGDELRPKMARLQWASPKWLAEYISNEHVQMQSVFLAFLPPALAGQIIDALPQEGRDLVLLNLARLDEIDRDLLQELDELVVRCLSSFDSQSTSVEGIRQAAEILNRLPGNRAQMVELLRAHDPEVVAQIELSMYDFFILGNQSEVAITRIIEEVPLEQWAIALKGAEVSIRDAVLKTMPKRQAQAFEDMMRRAGPMPMSRIEQTRQEIMATVKALADGGEIEIQLFAEQVVE
- a CDS encoding flagellar assembly protein H; amino-acid sequence: MKQFRAYRFPPLAQFTNLAHQRAVAQSHGQGGDGGAQWAASVSEGFEQGQRDGYEIGLARGQEDGFEAGRTAGQEQGREEGRHETLVAYDQMARPVDAMLKSLKKLRSDYRAAQRKEVVDLVAKVARQVIRAELALQPVQLMALVEETLASMPPTREEIDVFLNPEELKRIAELDPKRSKRWNLIPDARLEVGECRIKAGDNEVDAGCHQRLAAVMEQVDNQLQAADGGDETETEE
- the fliD gene encoding flagellar filament capping protein FliD is translated as MAVISSPTYDPITTATNLANTYVAASKLRLDTQAAGAKATAGALTTLGSALSAFQSALQGLTSGSKTVTANSATMSNTAVATATATSKAVAGTYSFYVEQLATAGQVSYNVADSVATNAGSLNIALADGSTFQVALTNADSDLDGKLTAKEIAAAVNVAATNNSRVTASTMTVNGVSKLVLTSTKTGADNAVASIDVAGLGDPALQADLSAKTVLSAASNAIVWIGGQNGTKIEQASNTVTAIDDVSFTVTQAQAANAAPVTLTVAADKSGTAANVQTFVTAYNTLLGVINTLTAAGDHTPKSNTDTTSTSADAALYGDAGLGSLRDRLNASLRSVTGGRSLINFGISAQRDGTLSLDTGRLDKTIATDPAALDALFGQASAVGAGTGVLGTMNKLVGSWTNAANGLLGSRKESTTKLQRDITERLATVEDQFNNAYKRYLTQFTALQQLQQKMTGTSNLFTALFSSDSDN
- the fliS gene encoding flagellar export chaperone FliS — its product is MLNHEAYSSYHSTNLDAQVARASPIELVLVLTDGLLEELARARGHIIGKRYELKAVSLNKCTDIINGLSSSLDFDNGGEVVENLGRLYDYCAGRLYTAGVSLDPAIIDEVTTLLTTIKKGWLGVQAKNG
- the fliF gene encoding flagellar M-ring protein FliF; its protein translation is MINTIKTAFGRWRTSPAAMSLPPNLLKNLYPLLLLAIGVTALVLMYLWNDQSGYKPVFGAREKVSASDMMTVLDTDHIPYRLHPESGQVLVPASMLGKVRMLLAAKGVTAQLPAGLELMDKNDPLGVSQFVQDVRFRRGLEGELAQSIMTMDAIAHARVHLSIAKSTSFVSSDGDKSSASVVVALKPGRTLQPEAIAAVVNMVAGSVASLSPQRVSLVDQTGNLLSSHIDLTEGFDAGSASNENGKRIQDEVKANVKNLLGPVIGDDNFRLSVMAAVDNDKIEETVEKFGADPKVTSEAMREEQDRNRMAMGVPGTLSNRPPPANPNPADAAKPATDPAGMGDGTARKNATTRQYAYDRSITQTKRSRGRLQKLSVAVVLAQAAAPTPKTGWSAAEIANIDKILRNGLGIDAERGDQLVVSAMNFPPKAAVTPWWEERDNIVDISSYVIYGVGLLLGYLLILRPLMRLVTVRFTPDPKELQRVAAERRAAEAAAVAAAKEAKDAKDGVLPALAGAAAPGTPGAAPALPGSAQPGMPVVPLLENYDLPPPGSAVDVMVDHLKVLAAKEPERVAEVVKQWMQKNGRTQ
- a CDS encoding flagellar basal body-associated FliL family protein; protein product: MKNMKMIVAFALVAVVGAAVAGGAVWYMSKGDAAAAEEHDAKGGKDAKEAKAKKAKKEEKKDETPPKYLTVDKVIIMLKRVPTDTSAHYMSADLVITTNIKQEKEAKEHLPMLRSVAVRTLSNLPMATAQVMTIDQFAAELNKAFDDTYEQEGREKPFSEVMIGKLIIE
- a CDS encoding flagellar hook-length control protein FliK — its product is MANAAAPAPRALPRGAEAAAGQPANTGAAPPATATVAKDESRATAAVPAATSASAGLTAGAPAAPAAPGATVKLAGTPEQWQQPLRQALGDRLQLNLQRNNDHAVIRLEPPNMGSIEISIRHSAGSLQVNLSANNSEVLRQLNSIGDSVRQDLSTRQFSDVAVTVSSSRAQSQAQADSGGRNGQQRDQDDARTPGRALSEDGAASLFAMTSEQE
- the fliJ gene encoding flagellar export protein FliJ; amino-acid sequence: MSHQNIRNLTTLVALRNTEVERLQTEMAEKQNLRDRYQKNLDRLTGLYTNSGASGNLHPALAGNCGDYKQAVMQMADSHRLDLHMHEADMAVSQKALNAAWAKREVLGKVLVTQQKVVLKEKDAKERKQHDDLATQAWLRGQKAPV
- a CDS encoding flagellar hook-basal body complex protein FliE, giving the protein MSNGFSSLIQADLASLTNAAQTLGNSAIAPAAQFAGQAGKFGAADANAGFSFAQSMKDAIGKVNDGDTAAGQKMADVDSGKSDDLVGAMLASQEASLSFSMLMQVRNKVMGAVDELIKLPL
- the fliI gene encoding flagellar protein export ATPase FliI, which gives rise to MATPTGRLVGASGLLLEAAGCPLHTGQRCQIETVGGEWLDAQVVGFRDKLSFLMPFKKAVGLTTGARVLPSPEKISLQIGSSWLGRMVNGLGEPIDGLGKLSGDFPLDPQPPRVHPLKKKPVTEPLDVGVRAINSMLTLGKGQRVGLMAGSGVGKSVLLGLMTRQTVADVVVVGLIGERSREVREFVDMSLGKDGLAKAVLVIAPADESPLMRIMATELCHSIAAHYRDQGKNVLLLVDSLTRYAMAMREVALALGEPPATKGYPPSVFSALPQLVESAGNGENQTGSMSAIYTVLAEGDDQQDPVVDTARAVLDGHIVLTRELAERGHYPAIDIGASISRCMSQVITQEHMLAARALKSSMARHNRVRDLIPLGAYVPGADPITDKAVMLHPKVEDFLCQGTKEEAPFAPCVNELERLMT